The following are encoded together in the Clostridium sp. 'White wine YQ' genome:
- a CDS encoding sigma-70 family RNA polymerase sigma factor, with protein MENLIELNVKETNKNALELKLIKKAVKGDSSAFIETMKVYKGYLYRTAYAYVKSEEGALEVLHECTYNAFLNIKTLRNAQYFKTWITRILINTAIKYLRRNENISYINDTMVLKEPTSNVSIEEKLDLYNAIDLLRENYKTVIILKYFNDLSIEEISSIMDIPQNTVKTYLRRSKDNLSKILMEGYLDD; from the coding sequence ATGGAAAACTTAATTGAGCTTAACGTTAAAGAAACTAATAAAAATGCTCTTGAGCTAAAACTTATAAAAAAAGCAGTTAAGGGAGATTCTTCTGCATTTATTGAAACTATGAAAGTTTACAAAGGCTATCTTTATAGAACTGCCTATGCTTATGTTAAGAGTGAAGAAGGTGCTTTAGAAGTTTTGCATGAATGTACTTATAATGCATTTCTTAACATAAAAACTCTAAGAAACGCACAATACTTTAAAACATGGATTACTAGAATATTGATTAATACAGCTATTAAGTACTTAAGAAGAAATGAGAATATTTCATATATTAATGACACAATGGTACTTAAAGAACCAACATCAAATGTTTCCATAGAGGAAAAACTCGATTTGTATAATGCCATTGATTTGCTTAGAGAAAATTATAAAACTGTTATAATCCTTAAATATTTCAATGATTTATCCATAGAGGAGATTTCTTCTATTATGGATATACCTCAGAATACAGTTAAGACTTATCTAAGAAGATCAAAAGATAATTTAAGTAAAATATTGATGGAGGGATACTTAGATGATTAA
- a CDS encoding DUF4179 domain-containing protein, whose amino-acid sequence MINENFNNIQVPDGIDSTIENAVLKAVNDKKLRKPKKIKIASIAVSASFAVLFTLGYSNPAFAAKLPIVGSVFESIEKNIYFPGNYSEYSTSVNKSAVSNGIKITMSDILCDGQSLYVTYKIESPTKFKYTSWGDKPLTMNQLMTSEAYKKVSFSNKELDDSGFAGLEGKFLDENTFIGMEKYNLDSLGTDIPDNFDFQVKLTTVGTHGLNMNDKDQYFDGTWAFKVPVKVDKSLIKNITISDAEANGQKIQSISTTPFQLMIKTSHPKNDAGTFNDIRVYDDKGNEFRPDSGRIEDGIETSLFAAPSKDTKSIRIIIYKGTLKEASSNNPKNLKDLILLDKTVPLN is encoded by the coding sequence ATGATTAATGAAAATTTTAATAATATACAAGTACCTGATGGTATAGATTCAACTATAGAAAATGCTGTTTTAAAAGCAGTTAATGATAAAAAGTTAAGAAAACCTAAAAAGATTAAAATTGCTTCCATTGCTGTTTCGGCAAGCTTTGCCGTATTATTTACCCTTGGTTATAGTAACCCTGCTTTTGCTGCAAAACTCCCTATAGTAGGAAGCGTTTTTGAATCTATCGAAAAAAATATATATTTCCCTGGAAACTATTCCGAATATTCTACTTCTGTAAATAAATCCGCAGTTTCTAATGGAATTAAAATAACCATGTCAGACATTCTTTGCGATGGTCAGTCACTATATGTAACCTATAAAATAGAAAGTCCAACCAAGTTTAAATATACTTCTTGGGGCGACAAACCACTCACAATGAATCAACTAATGACTTCTGAAGCATATAAAAAAGTTAGTTTTTCAAACAAAGAATTAGATGATTCTGGATTTGCAGGACTTGAGGGGAAATTCCTAGACGAAAATACCTTTATAGGAATGGAGAAATATAATTTAGATTCTTTAGGTACGGATATACCAGACAATTTTGATTTTCAAGTAAAACTAACTACTGTAGGAACTCACGGATTAAATATGAATGATAAAGATCAATATTTTGATGGTACATGGGCATTTAAAGTTCCTGTTAAGGTGGATAAATCTCTTATAAAGAATATAACTATTTCTGATGCTGAAGCAAATGGTCAAAAGATTCAATCCATTTCTACTACTCCATTTCAGCTAATGATTAAAACTTCTCATCCAAAAAATGATGCTGGAACTTTTAATGATATCAGAGTATATGATGATAAAGGAAATGAATTTAGACCTGATAGTGGCAGAATCGAAGATGGTATAGAAACATCTTTATTCGCTGCTCCAAGTAAAGATACTAAGAGTATTAGGATTATAATTTATAAAGGAACTCTTAAGGAAGCCAGTTCTAATAATCCTAAAAATTTAAAAGATTTAATATTATTAGATAAAACTGTTCCACTAAACTAA
- a CDS encoding MDR family MFS transporter — MKFLENMFKQYRGLPKEMYILFIGRMVNSMGSFVFPLLALILTQKIGMSSGQAGGFATLLAVCQVPCLMLGGKLADTIGRRRVIILFQLLGAAAYISCGFMKPSIFMTYIIILASCFYAISQPAYDALNADLTTPENRQAAYSLLYMGFNLGFAIGPIIGGMLYKKFLTFVFIGDAVTTLISLCLFVIFIKETMIKKEEVNVQEEQTLESHVEGSAISVLLQRPILLIFSLIMLAYSFAYSQWGFALPIQMGNILGQDGARIYGLMGGLNGVVVIAFTPLLTAITKKLNPIKTMAIGGALYALSFGLFGFIKALPLFFFGVFLMTIGEILIAINNGAFVANHTPASHRGRISSVLPIISGAGFAFGPMIMGNFMETHSIMSSWVVIASVAIIGTISMFGLEFADNKNKAVEEIN; from the coding sequence ATGAAATTTTTAGAAAATATGTTTAAACAATATAGGGGGCTGCCCAAAGAGATGTATATTTTATTCATTGGGAGAATGGTTAACAGCATGGGTTCTTTTGTTTTTCCATTGTTGGCATTAATATTAACACAAAAGATAGGTATGTCTAGTGGACAAGCAGGAGGATTTGCTACATTACTTGCAGTATGTCAGGTACCGTGTTTAATGCTTGGAGGAAAACTTGCAGATACAATTGGCCGTAGAAGGGTTATTATATTATTTCAATTATTAGGTGCAGCAGCATATATTTCCTGCGGGTTTATGAAACCTTCAATTTTTATGACTTATATTATTATATTAGCATCGTGCTTCTATGCAATATCTCAACCGGCCTATGATGCATTAAATGCTGATCTTACAACACCAGAAAACAGACAGGCAGCATATTCACTATTATATATGGGTTTTAATCTAGGATTTGCAATAGGACCTATTATAGGTGGTATGTTATATAAAAAATTCTTAACTTTTGTTTTCATTGGGGATGCAGTAACAACATTAATTTCTTTATGTCTTTTTGTAATATTTATAAAAGAGACAATGATTAAAAAAGAAGAAGTTAACGTTCAAGAAGAGCAGACACTAGAAAGCCATGTTGAGGGATCTGCAATTAGTGTTCTATTACAAAGACCTATATTACTTATATTCTCTTTAATAATGCTAGCTTATTCTTTTGCATATTCTCAATGGGGTTTTGCACTTCCTATACAAATGGGAAACATTTTAGGGCAAGATGGAGCTAGAATTTATGGACTAATGGGTGGCCTAAATGGAGTTGTAGTTATAGCATTTACTCCATTATTAACAGCTATTACAAAGAAACTGAATCCAATTAAAACTATGGCAATAGGAGGGGCATTATATGCACTATCCTTTGGATTATTTGGATTTATAAAAGCATTGCCATTATTCTTCTTTGGAGTATTTTTAATGACAATTGGAGAAATACTTATAGCTATAAATAATGGAGCATTTGTGGCCAATCATACACCAGCTTCACATAGAGGAAGGATAAGCTCAGTATTACCAATTATATCTGGAGCAGGTTTTGCTTTTGGACCAATGATAATGGGAAACTTCATGGAGACACATAGCATTATGAGCTC